A portion of the Paenibacillus hamazuiensis genome contains these proteins:
- a CDS encoding bile acid:sodium symporter family protein — MYPFLFRLNKKLEKIMPLITPTAVCLGVIFSATLQPYSFLVPWIFALITFSGSLGSNFKDLTRVIMHPVPLLTCMALLHLVMPLVALVTGHIVFAGDSLTITGLLLAFAIPTGIISFMWVSIYKGNIAFTLSLILIDTLLSPFLVPFTMHLLVGADVKIDTLGMMKGLLWMVVFPSVLGMVLNGWTKGKIKEKLGVPLSPVSKISLGVVVAINSSLVAPYLKLFNAKLFVIFITVLLIAISSYAIGWLVAKLMGWDRSIVVAMTFNSGMRNISAGAVLATTYFPAAVAMPVIICMLFQQILASFYAFLLRSRYGMGTEPPSSTIAASAGNGGRLSG, encoded by the coding sequence ATGTATCCATTCCTGTTTCGCCTCAACAAAAAGCTGGAAAAAATCATGCCGTTGATCACGCCGACCGCAGTCTGTTTGGGCGTGATTTTTTCCGCCACGCTTCAGCCTTATTCGTTTCTTGTGCCCTGGATATTTGCTTTAATCACCTTTTCGGGCAGTCTCGGATCGAATTTTAAAGATTTGACCCGGGTCATCATGCATCCGGTTCCGCTGCTCACCTGTATGGCTTTGCTCCATCTGGTCATGCCGCTGGTCGCGCTTGTTACCGGGCATATCGTGTTTGCCGGGGATTCGCTGACGATCACCGGGCTCCTGCTTGCGTTTGCAATCCCGACAGGAATCATCAGCTTCATGTGGGTGTCTATTTACAAGGGCAACATTGCGTTTACGCTTTCGTTGATTTTGATCGATACGCTGCTGTCCCCCTTCCTTGTTCCATTTACGATGCACCTTCTTGTAGGAGCGGATGTAAAGATCGACACGCTGGGTATGATGAAGGGGCTGCTGTGGATGGTTGTGTTTCCTTCCGTGCTCGGCATGGTGCTGAACGGATGGACGAAGGGGAAAATCAAGGAGAAGCTCGGCGTGCCGCTGTCTCCGGTCTCGAAAATTTCGCTCGGCGTCGTAGTGGCGATCAACAGCTCGCTTGTCGCTCCTTACTTGAAATTGTTTAACGCCAAGCTGTTCGTCATCTTCATCACTGTGCTCCTTATCGCGATATCGTCCTATGCGATCGGTTGGCTTGTGGCGAAGCTGATGGGTTGGGACCGCAGCATTGTCGTCGCAATGACGTTCAACAGCGGGATGCGCAATATTAGCGCTGGAGCCGTGCTGGCGACCACTTATTTCCCGGCGGCGGTGGCGATGCCGGTTATTATTTGCATGCTGTTTCAGCAAATCCTCGCATCGTTTTACGCTTTCCTGCTGCGCTCCCGCTACGGCATGGGCACGGAGCCGCCGTCCTCCACGATTGCCGCTTCTGCGGGAAACGGCGGCAGACTGAGCGGCTGA
- a CDS encoding histidine phosphatase family protein, translating into MTRFYIVRHGETEWNYDHNRYCGKTNISISDTGAQQARKTAEFLAGTPLDAIYASTLKRAQETAEPIAKVHGIDVRTDSRLEEVDFGLWEGLRGDEIRSRYPDAWRLWCEQPETNAAGSTGETARQVFERMNSFFEETALHNPDGRILAVSHSTAIRIYLAGVLSMPFRAYRQLVQSNTGIAVVETSSEGMRLTQFNCRYDSFAAKVP; encoded by the coding sequence TTGACCCGATTTTACATCGTTCGGCATGGGGAAACGGAATGGAATTACGATCATAACCGGTATTGCGGAAAGACGAATATTTCGATTTCGGATACCGGAGCGCAGCAGGCCCGCAAAACGGCCGAGTTTTTGGCCGGTACGCCGCTGGACGCCATATATGCATCTACATTGAAGCGGGCGCAGGAAACCGCCGAGCCGATCGCCAAGGTACACGGTATTGACGTGCGGACGGATTCTCGGCTTGAAGAGGTGGATTTTGGCCTGTGGGAAGGTTTGAGAGGCGACGAAATTCGTTCCCGTTACCCCGATGCCTGGCGATTGTGGTGCGAGCAGCCTGAAACGAACGCCGCCGGCTCCACCGGAGAAACCGCCCGTCAAGTGTTCGAGCGAATGAATTCGTTTTTCGAGGAAACGGCATTACATAATCCGGACGGGCGGATTCTTGCCGTCAGCCACAGCACGGCGATCCGCATATATTTGGCCGGGGTGCTGTCCATGCCGTTTCGCGCGTACCGCCAGCTGGTCCAGAGCAACACCGGCATCGCCGTTGTGGAAACATCGTCTGAAGGAATGCGCCTTACGCAGTTTAATTGCCGCTACGATTCGTTCGCCGCTAAGGTGCCGTAG
- a CDS encoding MBL fold metallo-hydrolase encodes MNVFFMGTASAAGSKERDNTYLLLQNNEESWMVDVGGNPLGKLKQASIPIDRIKGVIFTHFHVDHIYGLPSLLWGMWIAGRKEPLTLFCPQPNEAQLRSILQSYQAAEWPIGFDIVIRPYEWEQENVIVDQPDFRISTFQSLHGVPASGIAVQNGGQVLIYSADTGPNEWIANQPRIDVLIHEATRARGRMSTHTSLEDLLAFYPIDRIGKVYAVHLTDGEPYGEVLAGSSDAAKSKVELACDMMSITV; translated from the coding sequence ATGAACGTATTTTTTATGGGAACCGCAAGTGCGGCAGGCAGCAAAGAAAGGGACAATACTTATCTTTTGCTGCAAAACAACGAGGAGAGCTGGATGGTCGACGTAGGCGGAAATCCGCTCGGCAAGCTGAAGCAGGCTTCCATCCCGATAGACCGCATCAAAGGCGTCATTTTTACGCATTTTCATGTCGATCATATTTACGGCCTGCCCTCCCTGCTTTGGGGAATGTGGATCGCGGGGAGGAAGGAACCGCTGACGCTTTTCTGTCCGCAGCCCAACGAAGCTCAGCTGCGCAGCATTTTGCAAAGCTATCAAGCGGCGGAATGGCCGATCGGGTTCGATATCGTGATCCGTCCGTATGAATGGGAGCAAGAGAATGTCATTGTCGACCAGCCGGATTTCCGCATTTCCACGTTCCAGAGTCTGCATGGCGTACCCGCTTCCGGCATCGCGGTCCAGAACGGCGGTCAAGTGCTTATTTATTCTGCGGACACGGGTCCGAACGAATGGATCGCCAATCAGCCGCGAATCGATGTGCTCATTCACGAAGCAACGAGGGCCCGGGGCCGGATGAGCACGCATACGAGCCTGGAGGATTTGCTCGCTTTTTATCCTATAGACCGCATCGGAAAAGTGTATGCCGTTCACCTTACGGACGGAGAGCCATACGGAGAGGTGCTGGCCGGCAGCAGCGACGCTGCAAAGTCCAAGGTGGAGCTTGCTTGCGATATGATGAGTATCACTGTGTAA
- the yidD gene encoding membrane protein insertion efficiency factor YidD: protein MVKLLTGAVLFYRKCISPLKPPTCRFYPTCSEYALVALERHGALKGSWLAAKRICKCHPFHPGGIDHVPPPDPE, encoded by the coding sequence ATGGTAAAGCTGCTGACCGGAGCCGTTCTTTTTTACCGTAAATGCATATCCCCGCTAAAGCCGCCGACGTGCCGGTTTTATCCGACGTGCTCCGAGTATGCGCTTGTCGCTTTGGAGCGTCACGGCGCGCTCAAAGGCTCCTGGCTTGCGGCAAAACGAATTTGCAAATGCCATCCGTTCCATCCGGGGGGCATCGACCACGTCCCTCCGCCGGATCCCGAATAG
- a CDS encoding NUDIX hydrolase: MAPRFCMDCGSPLELRNIGGTERNACTKCSFVHWGNYSIGVGALVQREGKVLLVRRAIEPGKGNWTNPGGYIEQHEPIEQTIEREVKEEANVTAKVKGIVALRDQPRDVHNVYIAFTMDYVDGEPVPDGTEVDAAGFFSLEEMKDMQVAGFTRWLVDIALNGDGTGLYEDRAPIGSFNGTGFSILRRG; encoded by the coding sequence ATGGCACCACGGTTTTGCATGGATTGCGGCAGCCCGCTCGAGCTGCGCAATATCGGAGGGACGGAGAGAAACGCCTGCACCAAGTGCAGCTTCGTGCATTGGGGCAACTACAGCATCGGCGTGGGAGCGCTTGTGCAGCGGGAAGGCAAGGTGCTGCTTGTCCGCAGAGCGATCGAGCCCGGCAAAGGAAACTGGACGAACCCGGGCGGGTACATCGAGCAGCACGAGCCGATCGAGCAGACGATCGAAAGGGAAGTGAAGGAAGAGGCGAACGTGACGGCAAAAGTAAAAGGCATCGTCGCGCTCCGCGATCAGCCGCGCGACGTTCATAACGTCTACATCGCGTTTACGATGGATTATGTGGACGGCGAGCCGGTTCCGGACGGTACGGAGGTCGATGCAGCCGGTTTTTTCAGCCTGGAGGAGATGAAGGATATGCAGGTCGCCGGATTTACCCGGTGGCTCGTCGATATAGCATTGAACGGGGACGGGACCGGACTTTACGAGGATCGCGCGCCGATCGGGTCGTTTAACGGTACGGGATTTTCCATTTTACGCCGCGGGTAA
- a CDS encoding HPr family phosphocarrier protein, whose amino-acid sequence MRVHDLEIPKNFEKEDLQRLTREANQFSSDIKIRYITDHQVEVDMKSLLGMMLVPIEKGTKITLVTKGPDEKEAIDFISELLEKPSLS is encoded by the coding sequence ATGAGAGTTCACGACCTGGAAATTCCAAAAAACTTTGAAAAAGAAGATCTGCAAAGGCTTACAAGAGAAGCGAATCAGTTCAGCTCCGACATTAAAATCCGTTACATCACGGACCATCAAGTGGAAGTCGATATGAAAAGCTTGCTCGGCATGATGCTCGTACCGATTGAGAAAGGCACCAAGATTACCCTCGTGACCAAGGGGCCGGACGAGAAGGAAGCGATCGATTTCATCAGCGAACTGCTCGAGAAACCTTCTCTTTCGTGA